One window from the genome of Diabrotica virgifera virgifera chromosome 6, PGI_DIABVI_V3a encodes:
- the LOC126887248 gene encoding riboflavin kinase, translating to MPLPHFAKGEVVQGFGRGSKELGCPTANLPMEAVNQLPDDLDTGVYYGFASVDGGEVYKMVMSIGWNPFYKNKTKSMEVHVLHEFDSDFYGKEIRIVILGYLRQEKNFNSLESLIDAIKDDINQAREKLDAANYISYKTNSYFCSS from the coding sequence ATGCCCTTACCACATTTTGCAAAAGGTGAAGTGGTACAAGGCTTTGGTCGGGGCTCAAAGGAATTAGGATGTCCCACGGCAAATCTCCCTATGGAAGCAGTCAACCAGCTCCCAGACGATTTGGACACTGGTGTTTACTATGGTTTTGCTTCAGTGGATGGTGGAGAGGTTTATAAGATGGTAATGAGTATTGGCTGGAatccattctataaaaataaaacgAAATCGATGGAAGTTCATGTATTACACGAGTTCGACTCTGACTTCTATGGGAAGGAGATTAGGATAGTTATTTTAGGTTACCTACGTCAGGAGAAAAATTTTAACTCTTTGGAATCATTAATCGACGCTATAAAAGACGATATTAATCAGGCTAGAGAAAAGTTAGACGCAGCTAATTATATTTCATACAAAACAAATAGTTACTTTTGTAGTTCGTGA